The following is a genomic window from Fimbriimonadaceae bacterium.
GCATCGGGGCATCGAGTTCGCCACCAGCCTGGACCTGTGGGATGCGTTCAAGGGGCGAGACAAGGACCAGGATGTGACCCTCGATCTGAACTACACCTGGGTTGCACAGGCCGAGTTCATCGGCACGCGCAACAGCTCGATCTCCGGTGCGGCGCTCCTGCCCACGGAGGCGGCGGTCGTGAGCGTGAGCGGCAATCGGCTCCCCTACTCGCCCAGACATCTGCTGACGGCGGGAATCGGATACACGAACCGGGCATTCGGGCTCGGCACGTTCAATGCCAGGCTGGAAGCGCAGTGTATCAGCGATCAGTTCGGAGACGACCGGAACCTTGTCGCCCCGACGGCGAACGGTCAACGGGGCATGGTTCGGGGATGGTGCATGATGAACGCATCGGTCAACCAGTATGTGAAGAAGATCAACACGACCTTCTTCTTCGTCGCCAAAAACATGCTGGATCAAGCCACCATCATGGACCGGACCCGTGGCATCTACCCTGGTCTCC
Proteins encoded in this region:
- a CDS encoding TonB-dependent receptor, whose translation is TYAPFKHHTFFFGAHRGMSPPQISDAITGTGAVVDLGPELSWTYELGTRGNLAHWAGYEFTLFQMDFDNQIISQSAAGGTGATLTSAGETRHRGIEFATSLDLWDAFKGRDKDQDVTLDLNYTWVAQAEFIGTRNSSISGAALLPTEAAVVSVSGNRLPYSPRHLLTAGIGYTNRAFGLGTFNARLEAQCISDQFGDDRNLVAPTANGQRGMVRGWCMMNASVNQYVKKINTTFFFVAKNMLDQATIMDRTRGIYPGLPALWQAGAKWTF